In Caldisericaceae bacterium, the following proteins share a genomic window:
- a CDS encoding fibronectin type III domain-containing protein yields the protein MKKSLKILLLLIVLLLNNILLYLVKEEQFMASHTKESLPTTRIERNDNELHEYVMEINPLNIKSVKGKTELQPSSVKAPGVLIPMYAYPNFNEDSNNDGVPNYNEKGWWFRQLIDALKEYPDIAKIVIVNPDSGPGTTQDENYTRAIEWLHREGAVVVGYVSTKYSVYNPDNPTVPGRTISEVENDIDTWLKFYPEIDGVFLDELPWKVTGENGIKALQYYITLTNHAHKKGLYPVIGNPGVKQENNSYFTNNAYDIGIIYESAGYPTLSRVMDEIDPHRKAILIHSVKENSLEIKKHISELQKAAYHFWVWRDNTWGSDTTTWDDSGFANFTRYIANALDVKSNGGGVNPNSSKEIISISYPEEEWPIAKIDRNNNGIADYYMEINAWNIKSAYGKASMVYDNNTGKFSYSQNLSNIVIKDPKGWVLGYPEVYYGNKPWNGNRATDGEVLLPEKVGNLNNFSITLNYDIQHAKGLPVNLSLDSWLTKDKWRSTGIYSDEVEIMVWLYYDYLQPAGSKISEISVPIIVNGKYVDATFEIWQGYIGWKYIAFKIKDPIKAGEIRIPFLPFINEVKNIVIPNDYNSLYLEDVEVGTEFGSPNTSSANLSWVLSKFFLNTNPSSPQNLKAKVYNSSVILSWDPSTKGSFPISGYAIYRTTEQGKEDLSQPIVTVNANTTTYIDKNLEFNKTYYYVVKAYDNQSPPNYSISSNELKVEIKDTVPPTITVETPNDSKIVNEDTVIVLGKVLDNQSSVSKLTINGDNVSISSDGTFNKTIKLHKGENTIIIIAEDKAGNKSTFRIAVNYQPKVIITLKPNNPIMTVNGTSEEIDPGRGTTPVIIKEWGRTVVPIRAIVEALGGITEWDAEEREVTIKFKDSVIKVWVDKPQAIVNGVMKWIDLDNHSVKPIIVNGRTMLPLRFIAESLGCIVNWDEDTMTITISYGG from the coding sequence ATGAAAAAAAGTTTAAAAATTTTACTTCTTCTTATTGTTCTTTTACTTAATAATATACTACTTTATTTAGTCAAAGAAGAGCAATTTATGGCATCACACACAAAAGAAAGTCTCCCTACAACCAGGATAGAAAGAAATGATAACGAACTCCATGAATATGTTATGGAAATAAATCCACTAAACATAAAAAGTGTTAAAGGTAAGACAGAACTACAACCCTCTTCGGTGAAAGCGCCCGGAGTGTTAATTCCAATGTATGCTTATCCAAATTTTAATGAGGACTCAAACAATGACGGGGTTCCAAATTACAACGAAAAAGGTTGGTGGTTTAGGCAGTTGATTGATGCTTTAAAAGAGTATCCTGATATTGCAAAGATAGTTATAGTAAATCCCGATAGTGGGCCAGGAACAACACAAGATGAAAATTATACACGAGCAATTGAATGGCTTCATAGGGAAGGTGCTGTCGTTGTAGGATACGTTAGCACAAAATATTCTGTTTATAATCCCGATAATCCTACTGTTCCTGGAAGAACAATATCCGAAGTTGAAAATGATATAGATACTTGGCTAAAATTTTACCCAGAAATTGATGGAGTTTTCCTTGATGAATTACCATGGAAAGTAACAGGGGAAAATGGAATAAAAGCCTTACAATACTATATAACTCTAACAAACCATGCTCATAAAAAAGGGCTGTATCCTGTTATAGGAAACCCTGGAGTAAAACAAGAAAATAACTCATATTTTACAAACAACGCCTATGATATAGGTATCATTTATGAGAGTGCAGGTTATCCTACTTTATCTCGCGTTATGGATGAAATTGATCCACATAGAAAGGCAATACTAATACACTCTGTTAAAGAAAATAGCTTAGAGATTAAAAAACACATATCAGAATTACAAAAGGCTGCTTATCATTTTTGGGTATGGAGAGATAATACATGGGGAAGTGACACTACCACTTGGGATGATTCAGGATTTGCAAATTTTACAAGATACATTGCTAATGCACTTGATGTAAAAAGTAATGGAGGTGGAGTAAACCCAAATTCATCAAAAGAAATTATATCAATTTCATACCCAGAGGAGGAATGGCCAATAGCTAAAATAGACAGAAACAATAACGGAATTGCTGATTATTATATGGAAATAAATGCATGGAACATAAAGAGCGCTTATGGTAAGGCTTCAATGGTTTACGATAATAATACAGGGAAGTTTAGTTATTCACAAAACTTAAGCAACATAGTGATAAAAGATCCTAAAGGATGGGTTTTAGGTTATCCAGAAGTATATTACGGAAATAAGCCGTGGAATGGAAATAGAGCAACTGATGGTGAAGTATTATTGCCAGAAAAAGTAGGCAACCTCAACAATTTCTCAATTACACTGAATTATGATATACAACATGCTAAGGGTCTTCCTGTTAATCTTTCGTTAGACTCATGGTTAACAAAAGATAAATGGCGATCAACTGGAATTTACTCTGATGAAGTAGAAATAATGGTATGGTTATACTACGATTACTTACAACCTGCTGGATCTAAAATTAGTGAGATATCCGTTCCAATAATAGTTAATGGAAAATATGTGGACGCTACTTTTGAAATTTGGCAGGGATACATAGGTTGGAAGTATATAGCCTTTAAAATAAAAGATCCTATAAAAGCAGGAGAAATTAGGATTCCTTTTCTTCCATTTATAAATGAAGTAAAGAATATTGTCATACCCAATGATTATAATTCCCTTTACTTAGAAGATGTAGAAGTGGGGACTGAATTCGGTAGCCCAAATACATCTTCAGCTAATTTAAGTTGGGTCTTATCTAAATTCTTTTTGAATACTAACCCATCTTCTCCACAAAACCTCAAAGCAAAGGTCTATAATTCTTCTGTTATTTTAAGTTGGGATCCTTCCACAAAGGGAAGTTTTCCAATATCAGGTTATGCAATATATAGAACAACAGAGCAAGGTAAAGAAGACCTTTCTCAACCAATAGTAACTGTTAACGCCAATACCACCACCTACATTGACAAGAACTTGGAGTTTAATAAAACATACTATTATGTAGTTAAAGCCTATGATAACCAATCACCACCTAATTACTCTATTTCTTCAAATGAGTTGAAAGTAGAGATAAAAGATACTGTGCCTCCAACAATTACGGTTGAAACCCCCAATGACTCTAAAATAGTAAATGAGGATACGGTAATAGTTTTAGGTAAAGTTTTGGATAATCAATCTTCTGTAAGTAAGTTGACTATAAATGGGGATAACGTATCAATAAGTTCTGACGGCACATTCAATAAAACAATCAAACTCCACAAAGGAGAAAATACGATAATAATTATCGCAGAAGATAAAGCAGGAAACAAATCAACTTTTAGAATTGCTGTAAATTATCAGCCAAAGGTTATTATAACTCTTAAACCAAATAACCCAATAATGACTGTAAACGGCACTTCAGAAGAAATTGATCCAGGTAGGGGGACTACACCTGTGATTATAAAAGAATGGGGTAGAACTGTTGTGCCAATTAGAGCGATAGTAGAAGCATTGGGTGGGATAACAGAGTGGGATGCAGAGGAAAGGGAAGTTACAATA
- a CDS encoding diacylglycerol kinase family lipid kinase, whose translation MSLFFIVNPASAQGKGKSEFEKVKDFIEKAVKELTILYTEYPLHAVELTKKALKSGATKIISFGGDGTHNEVLNGLLKGAEEIFKKSVFEFSPKEKELLPTLGFVSVGSGNDFRKTLKIPKDTLEALKIALQDHYKSIDVGYFEYEDFSQKPSNRFFLNILSGGFSGVVTDRANKNKKSILRGFVYFYALLSTLLFITIPEGILTIKNRVINGKFFEFVIANGKFFGGGMLISPKADVEDGLLNITLFKDYSGFEILFKTPKLFNGSILTEKKLYHDFAKEIFVKTDPKSIVEVDGEVVGYTPVKASVIEKAIKVAI comes from the coding sequence ATGAGTTTATTTTTTATTGTAAACCCTGCTTCAGCACAAGGAAAAGGTAAAAGCGAGTTTGAAAAAGTAAAAGACTTTATTGAAAAAGCTGTTAAAGAGTTAACAATTCTTTATACAGAATACCCACTTCATGCGGTAGAACTAACAAAAAAGGCATTGAAAAGTGGTGCAACAAAAATTATAAGTTTTGGTGGAGACGGCACGCATAACGAAGTGTTAAACGGTTTACTCAAAGGAGCAGAGGAAATTTTTAAAAAGAGTGTTTTTGAATTTAGCCCCAAAGAAAAAGAATTGCTTCCAACTTTGGGTTTTGTCTCAGTTGGTTCTGGAAATGATTTTAGAAAAACTCTCAAAATCCCAAAAGATACTTTAGAAGCTTTAAAAATTGCCCTTCAAGACCATTACAAGAGTATCGATGTTGGTTATTTTGAGTATGAAGATTTTTCTCAAAAACCTTCAAATAGGTTTTTCTTAAATATCTTAAGTGGTGGTTTTTCAGGAGTTGTAACTGATAGAGCAAATAAAAATAAAAAATCTATTTTAAGAGGTTTTGTATACTTTTATGCCCTTCTTTCAACGCTTCTATTTATAACGATTCCTGAAGGCATCCTTACAATAAAAAATAGGGTAATAAATGGAAAGTTTTTTGAATTCGTCATTGCAAATGGTAAATTCTTCGGTGGCGGTATGCTTATTTCTCCTAAGGCAGATGTTGAAGATGGTTTACTGAATATCACTTTGTTTAAAGATTATTCTGGATTTGAAATTCTTTTTAAAACTCCTAAACTTTTTAATGGGAGTATTTTAACGGAGAAAAAACTCTACCATGATTTTGCAAAAGAAATTTTTGTAAAAACAGATCCAAAATCAATTGTTGAGGTAGATGGAGAAGTTGTGGGTTATACTCCAGTAAAGGCAAGCGTCATAGAAAAGGCAATAAAAGTTGCAATTTAA
- a CDS encoding polysaccharide deacetylase family protein, with protein sequence MRILISVFIILLLLFLITPSTTKANLQKNIPIAYFENAVYSLGRLYGITKSEEILSEYNGLFSNKSTFCVVLMYHNIYKSKSKRINSYDVSFDDFKKQLAILKNYDFTSISLEDLYAFLLFNKKIPERSVILTFDDGFKSEVEVSNLLKENGFKGVSSLITGFIGSVWEVSKKEIEILKNNGFEFSSHSHLLHNFYLKLTKTHRYKDIENDIKKSKEYFNNTLKINVIAFTYPQGAYDEATRNTLIKLGFKLGFGLYKKPFNKFGDDPYYISRYEISERLKNSNPTKFRELIKSIIETNN encoded by the coding sequence GTGAGAATTCTAATTAGCGTTTTTATAATACTTCTTTTACTGTTTTTAATCACTCCCTCTACTACAAAAGCAAACTTACAAAAAAATATTCCTATTGCATACTTTGAGAATGCAGTCTACTCACTTGGAAGACTCTATGGTATTACAAAAAGTGAAGAGATTTTATCAGAATATAACGGGCTATTTTCAAACAAATCTACATTTTGTGTAGTTTTAATGTACCATAACATTTACAAGAGCAAAAGTAAAAGAATAAATTCTTACGATGTAAGTTTTGATGACTTTAAAAAACAGCTTGCGATACTTAAAAACTATGACTTCACAAGCATCTCTCTTGAGGATTTGTATGCGTTTCTTTTGTTTAACAAGAAGATTCCTGAAAGAAGTGTTATCCTTACATTTGATGATGGTTTTAAAAGTGAAGTTGAAGTATCTAACCTACTTAAAGAAAATGGCTTTAAAGGAGTTTCCTCTCTTATAACAGGTTTTATTGGTTCAGTTTGGGAAGTTTCCAAAAAGGAAATTGAAATTCTCAAAAATAACGGCTTTGAGTTTTCTTCGCACTCACATCTGCTTCATAATTTTTACTTAAAACTTACAAAGACACATCGGTATAAAGATATAGAAAACGATATAAAGAAATCAAAAGAATACTTTAATAATACCCTTAAAATCAATGTTATAGCGTTTACCTATCCACAAGGTGCCTACGATGAAGCAACCAGAAATACCCTCATTAAACTTGGTTTTAAATTAGGGTTTGGGCTTTATAAAAAACCTTTTAACAAGTTTGGCGATGATCCTTACTATATAAGCAGATATGAAATATCAGAAAGGCTAAAGAACTCAAATCCTACAAAGTTTAGAGAGCTTATTAAAAGCATTATTGAAACAAACAACTAA
- a CDS encoding basic amino acid ABC transporter substrate-binding protein has translation MKKVILLLIVFSLVVSVFTGCTKKEKVLRVGTSADYPPFEYVDENTKEFVGFDLDLMRLLGKKMGYDKVEIVNMDFDTVIPSLSTDKIDVGAACITITEERLQQADAVPYLSTGQVMLVKKDSTFNPKTFDDLSNHKIGVQKGTTGEEAIDNAVNGGQIKNATVQRYTSVVLAITDLQNGNIDVVIIDSPVATYYSTKQDFKVTGDLTTEEAGLFVKKGNTELKNSLEKALSEVKGTQDWVDLINKYFGG, from the coding sequence ATGAAAAAAGTAATTTTACTTTTAATTGTCTTTAGTTTGGTAGTAAGTGTATTTACTGGATGCACAAAAAAGGAGAAGGTATTAAGAGTTGGTACTTCTGCAGATTATCCACCGTTTGAATACGTTGATGAAAACACAAAAGAATTTGTAGGTTTTGATCTTGATTTAATGAGACTTCTTGGGAAAAAGATGGGTTATGATAAAGTTGAAATTGTGAACATGGATTTTGATACGGTCATTCCCTCGCTTTCTACAGATAAAATTGACGTAGGTGCAGCCTGCATAACCATTACAGAAGAGAGGCTTCAACAGGCAGATGCGGTTCCTTATCTTTCAACTGGGCAAGTAATGCTTGTTAAAAAGGACTCAACTTTTAATCCAAAAACATTTGATGATTTAAGCAACCATAAAATTGGTGTGCAAAAAGGCACAACTGGTGAGGAGGCAATAGATAATGCAGTAAATGGTGGACAAATTAAAAATGCAACTGTCCAAAGGTACACTTCTGTTGTTCTTGCAATTACCGACCTTCAAAATGGCAATATTGATGTTGTAATTATCGATTCACCTGTTGCAACTTACTATTCAACGAAGCAAGATTTTAAAGTCACAGGAGACCTTACAACAGAAGAAGCAGGTTTATTTGTCAAAAAGGGTAATACCGAATTAAAAAATAGCTTGGAAAAGGCACTATCAGAAGTTAAAGGAACACAAGACTGGGTTGATCTAATCAATAAATACTTTGGTGGATAA
- a CDS encoding amino acid ABC transporter permease: MGFDFSILNISNLFYVLKGLSWTLFLTFVSISLGLIVGSILAFGEVYLPPPFSYVFRIIGEVLRGIPLLLLFLILYFGFNLSMTLSAILGLGLRSASYQGQIFRSSLEAISVGQLHAGLSLGFKKFEVFKEILVPQSIRIMIPGWTNEFITVLKDTSIAFVLGVLDLMTRAEFIARSVGRYLEIYIFVALVYFILVKISMITLNNLYEKIRIPGLGEKR, from the coding sequence ATGGGTTTTGATTTCTCCATATTAAACATTTCAAACCTATTTTACGTTTTGAAAGGTTTATCTTGGACGTTATTTCTTACATTTGTTAGTATATCTTTAGGGTTGATAGTTGGTAGTATTCTTGCATTCGGGGAGGTGTATCTACCTCCCCCATTTTCATATGTTTTTAGAATTATCGGAGAGGTATTAAGAGGTATTCCTCTGTTACTATTGTTTTTAATTCTTTACTTTGGTTTCAATCTTAGCATGACGCTATCTGCAATTTTAGGATTGGGCTTAAGAAGTGCTTCCTATCAGGGGCAGATTTTCAGGAGTTCACTTGAGGCAATTTCAGTAGGTCAGCTACATGCAGGGCTTTCTCTTGGCTTTAAAAAATTTGAGGTTTTTAAAGAAATTTTAGTGCCACAATCTATAAGGATAATGATTCCTGGCTGGACTAATGAATTTATTACCGTTTTAAAAGACACCTCAATTGCTTTTGTTTTAGGTGTTTTGGATTTAATGACGAGAGCAGAATTTATTGCCCGTTCTGTTGGTAGATACCTTGAAATTTACATTTTTGTTGCACTTGTGTATTTTATTCTTGTTAAAATCTCAATGATTACTCTAAATAATCTATACGAGAAAATAAGAATACCTGGATTGGGGGAGAAAAGATGA
- a CDS encoding amino acid ABC transporter ATP-binding protein: MKEVLRVENLRKSYHKNEVLKGVSFSINEGETKVIIGPSGGGKSTLLYCINYLQKPDGGEIYIDSELITPKNIYEMRKKIGFVFQYFNLFMHLTALDNVLIGLLKVKKLPKDESLKVAKDSLNLVGITENLWKHYPAQLSGGQQQRVAIARAIAMNPRIILFDEPTSALDVELISEVLNAMRVLAEHGMTMLIVTHELEFAKNIAQEIMFLDGGIVVEKGNPKEIIGNPKSERLKKFLSKISKGEE, encoded by the coding sequence ATGAAAGAAGTCTTAAGAGTGGAAAACTTGAGAAAATCCTATCACAAAAATGAAGTGCTAAAAGGTGTAAGTTTTTCAATAAACGAGGGAGAGACAAAAGTCATCATTGGGCCAAGTGGTGGTGGAAAAAGCACTCTTCTTTATTGTATTAACTACCTTCAAAAACCTGATGGCGGAGAAATCTACATTGATTCTGAACTTATTACCCCTAAAAATATTTACGAGATGCGTAAAAAAATTGGCTTTGTTTTTCAATATTTTAACCTATTCATGCATCTTACCGCTCTTGATAATGTGCTTATTGGCTTATTAAAAGTAAAAAAACTTCCAAAAGATGAATCTTTAAAAGTTGCAAAAGATTCTTTAAATCTTGTAGGTATCACAGAGAATCTCTGGAAACACTATCCTGCACAACTTTCTGGAGGGCAACAGCAAAGAGTTGCAATTGCAAGAGCCATCGCAATGAATCCACGTATAATTCTTTTTGATGAACCCACATCTGCTCTTGATGTAGAACTTATTTCTGAAGTTTTAAATGCAATGAGAGTATTAGCAGAACACGGGATGACGATGCTTATAGTAACCCATGAACTTGAATTTGCCAAAAACATTGCACAAGAGATTATGTTTCTTGACGGAGGCATTGTTGTAGAGAAAGGAAATCCAAAAGAAATTATTGGAAATCCAAAAAGCGAGAGATTGAAAAAGTTCTTAAGTAAGATTTCAAAAGGTGAAGAATGA
- a CDS encoding amino acid ABC transporter permease, translating into MNVFSKVILNFKDFWLTGIKLTVQITIYSIFIGLFLGLLLAIMRIYGNRFLKALAVGYIDIIRGTPMIVQLFILYYGLGSTQIAKFTPMQAAIIGMGLNSAAYQAEYFRTAFLAIPTGQTEAALSLGMTKTGLIFNILLPQVIRIVLPSWTNELIALTQYSSLAMVLTVMELTSVAKYVGSKTFLYIQAFSVAGIIYLAISVILTRLMTYFEKKLSIPGGSTAKLRI; encoded by the coding sequence ATGAATGTTTTTTCTAAGGTTATTTTAAACTTTAAGGATTTTTGGCTTACAGGAATAAAACTTACAGTGCAAATTACAATTTATTCAATTTTCATTGGTTTATTTTTAGGTTTACTTTTGGCAATTATGCGTATCTACGGAAACAGATTTTTAAAAGCTTTAGCGGTGGGGTATATCGACATTATTAGAGGAACTCCCATGATTGTGCAACTATTCATACTCTATTATGGGCTTGGTTCAACACAGATAGCGAAATTTACACCAATGCAAGCGGCAATTATTGGAATGGGACTAAATAGTGCCGCATACCAAGCAGAATATTTTAGGACAGCGTTTCTTGCTATCCCAACAGGTCAAACAGAAGCAGCACTCTCTCTAGGGATGACTAAAACAGGGTTGATTTTTAACATCCTCTTACCACAGGTAATAAGGATTGTTCTACCATCGTGGACGAATGAACTTATTGCCCTTACACAATATTCAAGCCTTGCGATGGTGTTAACAGTTATGGAATTAACGTCTGTTGCAAAGTATGTCGGAAGTAAAACATTTCTCTACATTCAAGCCTTTTCGGTTGCAGGAATAATCTATTTAGCAATATCTGTCATTTTAACACGTTTAATGACTTACTTTGAAAAGAAACTTTCAATACCTGGGGGATCTACTGCAAAATTGAGAATTTAA